The nucleotide sequence TGCACAATTCCAGTTTTAAACACGTACTACGGCGTCCGTCCAAACACATATTTGAAATGTAATTGTTCTGAATACGTGGGAAAACGGCGAAAATTTGATGAGCCCAAGGCGAGTCACATCTCAGCAGGAAATGCACACGGTGAGATCATGTACAGACCGCTCCGCCCAGCAACATTCCATCTGTGCGTACGCACATAAAACAAAACAAGGAATAATAAAACAAGGAACTCATGTGCGTACAGCAAGGGACCACAGTCGGTGTAAGTTTATGAGTGTAGGACAAAAAACAAGTGGTCGGCAAACAAGACAAATCAAGAAATGTTTCGCAGCCGGGAACGAAGTGCCCGGCATCTTAGCATGTCAAACGCCGTATGAATCAGGATCGGAAGTGTACTTACGCAGACTGAGCATTTTTAAACTTGAGCCTCAGTGTCTCCTCTATAATTCTGTTGTTGGTTTCTAGTAAAATCATTCTTAATGGGAGAAAAAAAGCGAAATCTCACACAACACACTCGGCACTCAGGGCGGATGTGATAACAGTTACATCAGCCGCGCAATAGTTTCGTAACTTATGTTTCGTGAATTCATGAAGATTATTACATTTTAGTGCTCCCAGCGTAGCTTCGAATATTCTCAGAATGTCCTGTGTATAAACGGGAAATATATTTTATTTAATGTTTCCTAAAATTTCTAATCTAGCCGGATTGATGATGACGTAACGATGCAAAacgatgcgcatgcgcatgacggCAACTCTCATCGACAGTGCCGCGAGTTACCGCCGTTTGTTTTGTGGTTTTGTGAAAACAACTTATTGTTTGTGCAAACTTTTTGGTGCTGTTTCATTAATATGAGGTAAGAGTGAACTTTGTCCTGACCGACTCACAGATATCTGCCATGGCTACCACGTCCAAACGAATAGTGTACGTCGGCGGTCTTGCCGAGGAAGTGGACGAGAAGGTACTCCACGCTGCTTTCATCCCATTCGGTGATTTGGTTGACGTTCAAATCCCGCTAGACTATGAAACCGAAAAGCACCGAGGGTTCGCATTCGTCGAGTTTGAACAGGCCGAAGATGCAGCAGCTGCGATTGATAACATGAATGACTCCGAGCTCTTCGGCAGGACAATCCGCGTGAACGTAGCAAAACCGATGAAGATCAAGGAAGGCTCTACTCGACCCGTTTGGGCTGACGATAGCTGGCTCAAAGAACACGCTGGCGAAACGCTGCAGAAAGATGAAGACAATGACGAAACCGAAGCTGACACCACTGAGCAGTCCAGTGACACTACAGACGAGTCAGCGCCCAAGAAGAGCAAATCAAATAACCCCATAGTCTTTTTAGAGATCAAGATAGATGGGCAAGACGTTGGTCGAATTCGTATTCTGCTGCACAAGGACGTTGTGCCCAAAACAGCGGAAAACTTCCGCTGCCTCTGCACCCACGAGAAGGGGTACGGCTACCAGGGCAGTATTTTTCACAGGATCATACCGGGCTTTATGTGCCAGGGAGGAGACATCACGAATCACAACGGCACGGGAGGAAGGTCCATCTATGGGAAGAAGTTCGAAGACGAGAACTTTGAGCTGAAGCACGTGGGTCCTGGTGTTCTCTCTATGGCTAACTCCGGCCCGAATACAAACAGTTCACAGTTCTTCCTCACAACGGGAAGGACTGAATGGCTAGATGGGAAGCACGTTGTGTTTGGGCAGGTTGTCAGTGGCATGGAGATTGTGAAGAAGATGGAGGCGTGCGGGTGTTCGTCAGGAAAGGTGTCAAAGCGTGTGCAAATTGCGAACTGCGGCGAGCTGTAGAAAATAAAATTTTGAAACGGCGTAAGATCCCTGCTACACAGGAGTGAGATAAGTTCTGCTTGCTTTGTGAGAGTGTGTGTGCAAATGAGAAAACCAGGAAGGTAACAGGCATGTTTTTGTTGTTtagctgttttttttaattggacGCCTGCGCATGTTGCACCCCCCAGAAGGATGTTAAAAAGGGGAGTGCCTATAGATAAATTTTTGGGTGCTGACTGCAGAAGATGGGGCTGGGTTCTCTAGATTTTATCCACTTCGCATACCCCGTAACAAGATAAGAATAAGAAAGAAACATATACCTCTGTGACCCTACGGTCACAGAGGTACATGTCcgccagcggagaatgtagtccgcacATTGAGAGTACAGCAGACCAGGAGATGACAGACACCAGTGAGATGGGGACAGCAGTTAGTGGCAAAAAAGAACGACAAGGAAAGAAATTCTGGCTGACTGTTTATCTACATACACAACCGCTGTTGCGTTTGTGATTGCCAGGTAATCCCTCACCAGTGACGAGGTCCAGGGGATGACAGTAGTGCAGTGAGTACAGGCCCAGGGGATGACTCCGGATGAGTCCTGCCTGGGCCCCCTCCTCGCGTCTCCTTGTGCTAGCAATTGTTGGGCGGGCTTCATCCCTggctgacccccccccccccccccccccctcgccggCCCCTGTGACGACTTTGTCTGCTGTTGGCCGTTTTAATCGATGCAGGTTTTTCAATTTTAAAACCTATTACAGCACAGATGCCTTTTTTGCAGATGGGTTCCTGGCAAATCAGTCAGTCGAATGCAGAAGAGCACATAATGACAAAATGACCAATTACTACTTAAAATTCATTTATCAGCCTTTTAAACTGAGGTTGAGCACAGGAGTGGGAGGTAAGCAATGAACTTGTCTTCAGGTATTCCTTCCCCCTTGCTCTTTGCCAGCACCCCCACGCCCCCAtgaaatttctgagattgcccAATGTAGCTCGgctaccaatgcatataccccCTCCCTTGGAAGCTCGGTACATACCCCCAGAGGGGGAAACAACAGCTTCTGGGCAACATATTTATTGGGTATGAAGAGCGCAACATAAAGCATACGAAGGAACGAAATCCGGAACGAGCACGTCGTACAAGGTGTGTGCAGTCATGCACACGTATGCACATGCAAAGCGTTGTGAATACTTTATGTGCACACACTCTGTACTTCGACGTACCCATGGGCACATTTTGCCCTGCAAATCAACCGCCAAAACACGCGCGTCAGGGGGCCATAGCCAGCTCGTGGCCATAAGTGGCCATAGCCATAACCACAGCGTGCCCTAGCCCTAGCCGCTGGTAGCCCTTATTCACTGTTTAGAGTTTAGAGCATGGTTTAGAGGCAATTTTTCTGTGTGCTTGTAGAGTCGATTTTGTGTGTGCTTACCCCCTGTTCGACTGCATTTTCATAGCCTTCGCGAACAGCGCTGCGAGAGGAGAATGGACAGACGGAAACGTTTTTCGTTTGCGGTGTAGACCGGTATC is from Ornithodoros turicata isolate Travis chromosome 8, ASM3712646v1, whole genome shotgun sequence and encodes:
- the LOC135366994 gene encoding peptidyl-prolyl cis-trans isomerase E-like; this encodes MATTSKRIVYVGGLAEEVDEKVLHAAFIPFGDLVDVQIPLDYETEKHRGFAFVEFEQAEDAAAAIDNMNDSELFGRTIRVNVAKPMKIKEGSTRPVWADDSWLKEHAGETLQKDEDNDETEADTTEQSSDTTDESAPKKSKSNNPIVFLEIKIDGQDVGRIRILLHKDVVPKTAENFRCLCTHEKGYGYQGSIFHRIIPGFMCQGGDITNHNGTGGRSIYGKKFEDENFELKHVGPGVLSMANSGPNTNSSQFFLTTGRTEWLDGKHVVFGQVVSGMEIVKKMEACGCSSGKVSKRVQIANCGEL